A section of the Castanea sativa cultivar Marrone di Chiusa Pesio chromosome 12, ASM4071231v1 genome encodes:
- the LOC142620747 gene encoding diacylglycerol O-acyltransferase 1-like, whose product MKIGNIEEDNEDDDNDIETPHKCGGRGHGGRGSSAASAGGRGRGGGRGGFMNFGERIDPPHKGEKEVPEGAPNCLAGSAFVISGTLDSLEREEAEDLIKRHGGRVTGSISKKMNYLLCDEDIGGRKSSKAKELGTAFLTEDGLFDMICASKPEKAGDGGDNKIGNGDDRGTDFAALNLAYQPSAPAHRKNKESPLSSDAIFKQSYAGLFNLCIVVLVAVNSRLIIENLMKYCWLIKTGFWFSSRSLSDWPLLMCCLTLPIFPAASFIVEKLVQQKYISKPVVVLLHIIITTASVLYLVFVILRYDSAVLSGVTLMLSASIVWLKLVSYAHTSYDMRALTKSIEKLCIAAPCHIFKFWAFFGIMFQVPLVLITSYLQNKFRNSMVGNMIFWFIFCILDQPMCVLLYYHDLMNRKGKHE is encoded by the exons ATGAAAATAGGCA ACATTGAAGAAgacaatgaggatgatgatAACGATATTGAAACTCCTCATAAGTGTGGTGGAAGGGGACATGGTGGAAGAGGTTCATCAGCAGCATCAGCTGGTGGAAGAGGCAGAGGTGGTGGACGGGGTGGATTTATGAACTTTGGAGAAAGGATAGATCCCCCACATAAAGGAGAAAAG GAAGTCCCTGAGGGTGCTCCCAATTGTTTAGCTGGTTCAGCTTTTGTAATTAGTGGAACACTTGACAG CCTAGAGCGTGAAGAAGCTGAAGATTTGATTAAACGTCATGGTGGTCGTGTCACTGGATCCATCAGCAAGAAAATG AATTATCTTTTATGTGATGAAGATATTGGGGGTCGAAAATCCTCAAAAGCTAAAGAGCTAGG TACTGCCTTTCTCACTGAGGATGGATTGTTTGATATGATTTGTGCATCAAAACCTGAAAAAGCTGGTGACGGTGGTGATAATAAGATTGGTAACGGTGACGATCGCGGAACCGATTTTGCTGCGTTGAACCTCGCGTATCAGCCATCGGCTCCGGCACACCGGAAAAACAAGGAGAGTCCGCTTAGCTCCGACGCTATCTTCAAACAG AGTTATGCAGGTCTCTTCAATCTCTGCATAGTGGTGCTTGTTGCTGTAAATAGCAGACTTATCATTGAGAATCTTATGAAG TATTGTTGGTTAATTAAGACAGGTTTTTGGTTTAGTTCAAGATCATTGAGTGACTGGCCCCTTTTAATGTGTTG TCTTACACTGCCAATATTCCCAGCCGCCTCTTTTATTGTGGAAAAGTTAGTACAGCAGAAGTATATCTCTAAACCT GTTGTTGTTTTGCTTCATATAATCATCACCACAGCTTCAGTTTTGTATCTAGTTTTTGTTATTCTAAg GTACGATTCTGCTGTTTTATCTGGTGTCACGTTGATGCTCTCTGCCAGCATTGTATGGTTAAAATTAGTGTCTTATGCACATACAAGCTATGATATGAGAGCACTCACCAAATCAATTGAAAAG CTATGTATTGCTGCTCCATGTCACATATTCAAGTTTTGGGCATTTTTCGGAATTATGTTTCAG GTTCCCTTGGTTCTGATAACTAGCTACCTGCAGAATAAGTTCAGAAACTCAATG GTGGGAAATATGATCTTCTGGTTCATTTTCTGTATTCTTGATCAACCTATGTGTGTGCTTCTTTACTACCATGACTTGATGAACAGAAAAGGGAAGCATGAATAA
- the LOC142618342 gene encoding uncharacterized protein LOC142618342, which translates to MKNLPPTAQVAYQQGNYLAECFNRMEQCEKNPEGPLRFRESGRHRFHPFRLAGTAVSRKAGASTLSQLMVVKKTFPTTNAWIASSRESIQMLLKHSSVNISENPVLVLLEATGRDTPI; encoded by the exons ATGAAAAATCTCCCTCCAACAGCTCAG GTTGCTTATCAACAAGGCAACTACCTTGCAGAATGTTTCAATCGAATGGAACAGTGTGAGAAGAATCCTGAAGGTCCTCTCAGGTTTAGGGAATCTGGACGCCATCGGTTTCATCCCTTTAG GTTAGCAGGTACAGCAGTTTCTAGGAAAGCCGGTGCTTCTACGTTGTCTCAACTGATGGTCGTAAAGAAGACTTTTCCTACCACAAATGCTTGGATAGCTTCATCAAGGGAAAGTATCCAGATGTTGCTGAAACATTCATCGGTAAATATTTCAGAAAACCCCGTTCTGGTCCTCCTGGAGGCAACCGGGAGAGACACACCAATCTAG